One Rhizoctonia solani chromosome 3, complete sequence genomic region harbors:
- a CDS encoding GTPase-activating protein, with protein sequence MIYFPRRSRALVSNVALHDDEPLLYNSIRNIRTTYTRVWARIRWLDTTLSIATIHRAPLIPWLLTEIRAEAYHSSELEPMSSYVSEPSSPSMSTRRLTNRTTQGGRYSVTALFSMAAEQDVEIEDDLARGKSLSIFLFFVDCHFAHYHAPLRTPFRLFDAYDQLSRLDTAQKRLRDLKARISSQSKKNFVLERDVRYLDSRIALLIQNRMALDEQHEVEQHLEEHDPTEGAFPDDRKLTQYSNLFFLLQSEPRHIASLCRLVSLSEIDTLLQTVMFTLYGNQYESREEHLLLTMFQSVLSAQFETATEFGSLLRANTPVSRMMTTYTRRGPGQSYLKGVLAERINSLIEHKDLNLEINPLKVYEQMINQIEEDTGTLPEHLPRGVSPDAAAANPDVQAIIAPRLTMLMEIANSFLMTIIDSLEMVPYGIRWICKQIKSLTKRKYPDSTDYAICSLIGAFFFLRFINPAIVTPQAYMLVEGVPAKHPRRTLTLIAKMLQNLANKPSYAKEAYMSTLNPFVENNKARINVFLNNLCEVGDFYESLELDQYMALSKKDLQINITLNEMYNTHSLLQQHIETLAPSDKHHLRILAEELGTAPTQVPRKENRTVELPLFSRWETPIQDVAQALMSENNVTQNDILYMEAKSIFVHLLRSMPQAQDKRSINLPAVAERAATTKDATLVRKGIKVKEMLRELEELRIVDKNDDYKLMREEVAAELVHLGNMREKVLMETRSLDAVYKTICDHNNYLRSQLEQYKAYLQNVRLTSQKDRGTTGVGVVTFGGKERRPTKATVLGPYRFTHAQLERESIIMESNVPENRRPNIYFNISSPTPGTFIIALHYKGRDKAILEMDLKIDDLLEKQKDNKHLLDLEYVQLHVPRVLALLNKMFARR encoded by the exons ATGATATATTTTCCGAGAAGATCACGTGCCTTGGTTTCCAACGTTGCACTGCACGACGACGAGCCGCTCTTGTACAACAGCATCCGAAATATCCGGACCACATATACTCGAGTTTGGGCTCGCATTCGGTGGCTTGATACTACGCTCTCAATTGCAACTATTCACCGAGCACCGTTGATTCCCTGGCTCTTAACAGAAATTCGAGCTGAAGCTTACCATTCCTCTGAGCTAGAGCCAATGTCCTCATACGTCTCGGAGCCTTCTTCGCCCAGCATGTCTACGCGCCGACTAACCAATCGTACGACCCAAGGCGGGCGTTACTCGGTTACTGCTCTGTTCAGCATGGCTGCCGAACAGGACGTTGAAATCGAGGACGACTTGGCACGAGGCAAGTCCTTGTCCATTTTCTTGTTCT TTGTTGATTGCCACTTTGCTCATTACCATGCCCCCCTACGCACTCCTTTTCGTTTGTTTGATGCTTACGACCAATTGTCCCGACTTGATACAGCCCAAAAACGTCTGCGAGACCTCAAGGCCCGGATTTCTTCCCAGTCTAAGAAGAATTTCGTGTTGGAGCGGGATGTCAGGTATCTCGACTCCCGCATCGCCTTGCTAATCCAGAACCGCATGGCCCTTGACGAG CAACACGAGGTGGAGCAACATTTAGAAGAACATGACCCGACAGAGGGCGCTTTTCCCGACGACCGTAAACTGACA CAATACTCCAATTTGTTTTTCTTGCTGCAATCCGAGCCTCGACACATCGCTTCGTTGTGTCGGCTTGTCAGCTTGTCAGAAATCGACACACTCCTTCAAACCGTCATGTTTACATTATATGGGAACCAATACGAGAGCCGCGAAGAACATTTGCTCTTGACCATGTTCCAA TCTGTCCTATCAGCCCAATTCGAAACCGCCACTGAATTTGGCTCCCTTCTCCGAGCTAATACCCCTGTATCACGAATGATGACCACGTATACTCGAAGGGGTCCTGGCCAAAGTTATCTCAAAGGAGTACTAGCTGAGCGTATCAACAGCTTGATTGAGCACAAGGATCTAAACTTGGAGATCAACCCACTCAAG GTCTACGAGCAAATGATCAACCAAATCGAGGAGGACACCGGGACTCTTCCCGAGCATCTTCCAAGAGGCGTTTCACCAGATGCAGCAGCAGCTAATCCTGATGTACAGGCGATCATCGCACCCCGATTGACCATGCTTATGGAGATCGCGAACAGCTTCCTCATGACCATTATCGATAGCCTGGAGATGGTTCCTTACGGGATCAGGTGGATTTGCAAGCAAATCAAAAGTTTGACAAAG CGCAAGTATCCCGATTCGACCGACTATGCCATCTGTTCTTTGATTGGGGCATTTTTCTTCCTGCGATTCATTAACCCTGCCATTGTTACGCCCCAGGCATATATGCTTGTCGAAGGTGTCCCTGCAAAGCATCCGCGAAGAACTCTCACTCTG ATCGCCAAGATGTTACAAAACCTCGCTAATAAGCCTTCGTACGCCAAGGAAGCGTACATGAGCACATTGAATCCGTTTGTGGAGAATAACAAGGCTCGAATCAATGTATTTCTGAACAACCTGTGTGAAGTTGGAGATTTCTATGAATCCCTCGAG CTGGACCAATACATGGCCCTTTCAAAGAAGGATTTGCAGATCAATATCACCCTGAATGAGATGTATAATACACACTCTCTATTACAACAACACATCGAAACCTTG GCTCCAAGCGACAAACACCACCTCCGGATCCTTGCTGAGGAGCTTGGTACGGCACCCACCCAAGTTCCTCGGAAGGAAAATCGCACAGTTGAGCTGCCATTGTTCAGCCGCTGGGAGACTCCGATCCAAGATGTTGCTCAGGCTCTGATGTCTGAGAACAACGTGACACAAAACGACATCCTGTACATGGAGGCCAAGTCGATCTTTGTCCATCTTCTTCGATCAATGCCTCAGGCGCAAGACAAGCGATCGATCAACCTGCCGGCCGTCGCCGAACGTGCTGCTACGACCAAGGACGCCACTCTGGTGCGCAAGGGaatcaaggtcaaggaaATGCTTCGCGAGCTCGAAGAGCTGCGGATCGTGGACAAGAACGATGACTACAAGCTTATGCGTGAAGAAGTTGCTGCCGAACTTGTTCATCTTGGCAATATGCGCGAGAAGGTACTTATGGAAACCCGTTCGTTGGATGCGGTTTACAAGACGATCTGCGACCATAATAACTACTTGCGCTCTCAATTAGAACAGTATAAAGCGTACTTGCAGAACGTGCGGTTGACTAGTCAGAAGGATCGTGGTACGACTGGCGTTGGCGTGGTTACGTTTGGCGGCAAAGAGCGCAGGCCGACCAAGGCAACCGTCTTGGGACCTTATCGTTTCACGCATGCGCAGCTCGAGAGGGAGAGCATCATCATGGAAAGCAATGTCCCCGAGAACCG CCGACCCAATATCTATTTTAATATCTCCTCGCCCACGCCTGGTACTTTCATTATTGCACTGCATTACAAAGGCCGGGACAAGGCCATCCTTGAGATGGATTTAAAGATTGATGATTTGCTGGAAAAG CAAAAAGACAACAAGCATCTCCTGGATCTCGAATATGTTCAACTTCATGTCCCTAGGGTTCTTGCCCTGCTCAACAAAATGTTTGCCAGGCGTTGA
- a CDS encoding vacuolar protein sorting-associated protein BRO1, which produces MPNQLSIPFKQTLPVQIKEAVQSYIEFNHSESHPDAFRWDISRWEELRKDGVGGYVHVNRVDATLLYHAHLVLLLTKFPANIGLTVIYEPAFPSLMRRVCSVEDLTFERACVLFNLAALYSQLGTAAGRSTTESIKIVAAHFQNAAGVLQYLSKEVISTLASSLGQAAPVPSELLEPSLKSLEYLMLAQAQECYWQKASMEENYKDGTLAKLAKQVAVHYESAISAAATVSPSSFPQEWVNHLTLKKHHFEGVAQYRQSRSDLLSHKYGVELGRLRIAQNEVKQGLERASKGVAKAVIDDVKSLAKALEANFSRAQKDNDLIYHQNVPPESTIEPITGVNMVNSVIDNKLKDPSLVIGNTDNALFTGLVSHGVRMAIEVYIDRRDNWIKEEVEGIVKQMDADVTRLLQRLNLPGSLDALDKPAGLPSSLLRRSEEIRSMGGTDALQALVDEVQTLGRSASGILEEASTGLTYQSVNLSQPTAPGPVKSTEFNLANKAFDILDNEASEDETFFAQLPEDGAQIATQSGYFASHIANKSLTAKADSYRQILDNAASSDATVRNKWEEWEENVTVLCSNPDEMESMVPSHATSQSTQSAQAHTYARAIRAALEDLDDLRNTRARCVESARQRAGTDDIKPRIVREAAGLARWIEVKPAMFESTMEEELGKFDRYKESVEEGRTKQEELLIKVEQLNQLLIQSRTDDPVLKQREAALQSLDLAYHRYLEVLSNVTEGSKFYTDFSAHLNAFQDECARWSELRHRQRGELLELLNQLARATKKSKSKLRADAGDKGEPIESPPYPAVSSQQITSTQPGSEVIEQSSQKALEHPASPIATLSRPVSPHPPPVALQSTPKGFALPAPNSSEWEAVDLPPPPSARKSARSKAAEEASTPRRKTRSKTVAE; this is translated from the exons ATGCCCAATCAACTATCGATTCCTTTTAAACAGACGTTACCGGTCCAAATCAAGGAGGCGGTTCAGTCATACATTGAATTTAACCACTCAGAATCACACCCTGACGCATTCAGATGGGATATATCACGGTGGGAGGAACTTAGGAAAGATGGAGTAGGAGGCTACGTACACGTTAATCGGGTCGATGCTACACTTCT GTATCATGCACATCTCGTTTTACTCCTTACCAAATTTCCTGCTAAT ATAGGATTGACCGTTATATACGAACCAGCGTTTCCATCGCTAATGCGACGGGTCTGTTCAGTCGAAGATCTCACGTTTGAACGTGCCTGCGTTCTATTCAATCTTGCGGCTCTATATTCTCAGCTTGGAACAGCCGCCGGTAGGAGCACTACAGAAAGCATCAAAATTGTGGCTGCACACTTTCAG AATGCTGCAGGCGTGCTACAATACCTATCGAAGGAAGTTATTTCCACTTTGGCATCCTCTCTGGGTCAAGCAGCCCCTGTTCCATCAGAGCTGTTAGAGCCATCTCTCAAATCTTTGGAATATCTTATGCTTGCGCAAGCTCAAGAATGCTACTGGCAAAAAGCATCTATGG AAGAAAACTACAAGGACGGGACGCTAGCCAAACTTGCCAAACAG GTCGCTGTCCACTATGAAAGTGCAATATCAGCTGCAGCAACCGTCTCTCCTTCGTCATTTCCCCAAGAGTGGGTAAACCACCTGACCTTGAAGAAGCACCACTTTGAAGGCGTAGCTCAGTATAGACAAAGTCGGAGCGATCTTCTATCCCATAA GTATGGCGTTGAACTGGGTCGATTGAGGATCGCCCAAAACGAGGTCAAGCAAGGCCTTGAGCGAGCATCCAAGGGCGTCGCAAAGGCGGTAATAGACGATGTCAAG AGTCTGGCCAAAGCCCTGGAGGCTAACTTTAGCCGTGCACAGAAAGATAATGACCTTATATACCACCAGAACGTCCCGCCCGAGTCAACCATTGAACCTATCACAGGCGTGAACATGGTGAACAGCGTGATTGACAATAAGCTGAAGGACCCCTCCTTGGTGATTGGCAATACAGATAATGCTCTTTTCACTGGACTCGTTTCGCATGGTGTAAGGATGGCTATTG AGGTGTATATCGATAGGAGAGACAACTGGATCAAGGAGGAGGTCGAAGGAATTGTCAAGCAGATGGACGCGGACGTCACCAG GCTTTTGCAGCGACTAAACCTACCTGGCTCCCTTGATGCACTCGACAAGCCGGCTGGTCTACCCTCAAGTCTCCTGCGTCGATCTGAAGAGATTCGATCGATGGGTGGAACAGACGCGCTACAAGCCTTGGTTGACGAAGTTCAAACACTGGGAAGGTCTGCCAGTGGAATTCTCGAAGAG GCTTCGACTGGCCTCACGTATCAAAGCGTCAATCTATCACAGCCCACGGCGCCTGGTCCTGTCAAGTCGACAGAGTTTAATCTAGCTAACAAA GCATTTGATATACTTGACAATGAGGCATCAGAAGATGAGACCTTCTTTGCCCAATTACCTGAGGATGGGGCACAAATCGCGACGCAATCTGGCTACTTTGCATCCCACATAGCCAACAAGAGCTTGACCGCAAAGGCCGACAGCTACAGGCAGATTCTTGATAATGCTGCGTCCAGTGACGCGACCGTCAGAAACAAATGGGAAGAATGGGAGGAGAATGTCACCGTCTTATGCTCCAACCCG GACGAGATGGAAAGTATGGTACCCTCCCATGCAACTAGCCAATCCACTCAGTCCGCTCAGGCGCATACATACGCACGTGCTATACGCGCCGCATTGGAGGACCTTGATGATCTTCGAAACACCCGCGCACGATGCGTCGAGTCCGCGCGACAGCGTGCTGGTACAGACGATATCAAACCTCGTATTGTACGCGAGGCCGCAGGGTTGGCGCGCTGGATAGAAGTAAAGCCAGCGATGTTTGAGTCCACGATGGAAGAAGAATTGGGTAAATTTGATCGGTACAAGGAGAGCGTGGAAGAGGGTAGGACAAAGCAGGAGGAGCTCCTGATCAAAGTAGAG CAATTGAATCAACTCCTTATCCAATCACGGACTGACGACCCAGTACTAAAGCAGCGAGAGGCTGCCCTGCAGTCCCTCGATTTGGCATATCATCGTTACCTCGAGGTACTATCTAACGTGACCGAGGGATCTAAG TTCTATACTGATTTTTCGGCACATTTGAACGCATTTCAAGATGAATGTGCTCGTTGGAGTGAACTACGCCATCGCCAACGCGG GGAGCTTTTGGAGCTACTAAATCAACTAGCTCGCGCGACGAAAAAGTCAAAATCTAAACTGCGTGCCGATGCGGGCGATAAGGGGGAGCCGATTGAATCTCCACCTTACCCCGCTGTATCGTCACAGCAAATAACCTCGACACAGCCGGGGTCTGAAGTTATCGAGCAATCTAGCCAGAAGGCTTTGGAACACCCAGCGTCTCCCATCGCTACACTCTCGCGTCCTGTTTCCCCCCATCCACCTCCGGTCGCACTTCAATCTACCCCAAAGGGGTTCGCGTTACCAGCTCCCAACTCGTCTGAATGGGAAGCTGTAGACTTACCTCCTCCGCCTAGTGCTAGAAAATCCGCCCGATCCAAAGCAGCAGAAGAAGCATCAACTCCAAGGCGAAAGACCCGGTCTAAGACTGTAGCTGAATGA
- a CDS encoding aminotransferase class-III protein: protein MYTPLQQPSLSHSLDEHSIYPVFGANTDVGKTVLTTALCRAAAASSRRVYFLKPLSTGHAADADDGHILRHAGPFSERIARIACIAMGTHDAEFVRSISKHIRKRAEDRAESAMFIETAGGVHSPTLLGTLQADAYRPLLLPTVLIADPRLGGISSTISAYESMVMRGYSIDLVLCMLDQPWSKAYLNHEFLTPWFAERGIPVCAPPPPPAKSDSDRSNMEAYYSQISGGSGEIWRADQILSEAHKKRIDNLESMPERATKSFWWPFVQHDFIKNPEKDITTIDSAYGDSFSVHSSSSTGSLLKPHLDGSASWWTQSFGHSHHRLALAAAQAAGRYGHVIFPLAVHQPALDLAERLIKGLGAGWADRVFFSDDGSTAVEVALKMAVRAVALRRQRGSKSELGVLGIKGSYHGDTIGAMDACEGGVYNASVEWHRERGFWFDPPTVGVHDGIAQVTVPNDLGAQKYTFKSIADIYDIDSRSNTPLFTAYKKYIQGEIKRLTQSGRTFGALVIEPIILGAGGMLFIDPLFQRALVDTVRSSSDLFETGQPKTSSEWTGLPVIFDEVFTGFHRIGPLTPASMLGTKPDIGVYAKILTGGVVPLSATLATDSIFSAFNFPGAKKIDALLHGHSYSAHPVGCAVATAAMDEIKVVTQGPEWKNAIKRCSSGLYASNGRSEGGAWTLWDPNFIETASKSKRVEQVMALGTVFAMTLRGAEGGYQATIAQDFISLIQNQLSTDSGDYGLHARTLGDVVYFMSSLNTRRETLSVIEKAVLVALE, encoded by the exons ATGTACACACCTTTACAGCAACCTTCCCTGTCCCACAGCCTTGACGAGCACAGCATATATCCC GTATTTGGCGCCAACACGGATGTGGGAAAGACGGTCCTCACGACTGCTCTGTGCCGCGCTGCTGCGGCATCTTCTCGCCGAGTGTATTTTTTGAAGCCTCTAAGTACTGGACACGCTGCAGACGCTGATGACGG GCATATCCTGAGGCATGCTGGGCCATTCTCTGAGCGCATAGCGCGGATTGCTTGTATCGCTATGGGGACCCA CGATGCCGAATTCGTACGTAGTATATCTAAACACATTCGGAAGCGCGCGGAGGATAGGGCCGAGAGTGCTATGTTCATTGAGACTGCCGGAG GTGTCCACAGTCCGACGCTTCTTGGGACGCTTCAAGCCGATGCATACAGACCACTGCTTTTACCCACTGTCCTCATTGCGGATCCACGTCTAGGTGGTATCTCGTCGACTATCTCAGCATATGAATCTATGGTCATGCGAGGATATAGCATCGATCTAGTCTTATGTATGCTCGATCAACCGTGGTCAAAAGCTTACCTTAACCACGAGTTTTTAACACCATGGTTCGCCGAGCGAGGTATCCCTGTATGCGCGCCCCCTCCCCCACCAGCCAAATCTGATAGTGATCGATCCAATATGGAAGCTTACTACTCCCAGATATCCGGAGGTTCGGGCGAAATATGGCGCGCTGATCAAATCCTGTCGGAAGCACACAAGAAACGAATTGATAATCTTGAAAGCATGCCCGAGAGGGCAACAAAATCATTCTGGTGGCCATTTGTTCAACACGATTTTATCAAAAACCCTGAAAAGGATATTACTACTATCGATAGTGCATATGGGGACTCATTTTCAGTCCATTCTTCAAGCTCAACTGGCTCTCTGCTTAAGCCTCACTTGGATGGCTCCGCGTCTTGGTGGACGCAATCCTTTGGCCACTCTCACCACCGACTGGCCCTAGCGGCTGCCCAGGCTGCGGGTCGATATGGACACGTGATATTCCCTCTCGCAGTACATCAGCCTGCACTTGACCTCGCTGAGCGACTCATCAAAGGCCTCGGAGCAGGCTGGGCTGATCGGGTCTTTTTCTCCGATGACGGGAGCACGGCGGTCGAAGTAGCACTCAAGATGGCGGTGCGGGCTGTGGCACTTAGACGTCAGAGAGGTTCCAAGAGCGAGCTGGGCGTCCTGGGCATCAAGGGAAGCTATCACGGTGATACGATTGGTGCTATGGACGCGTGCGAAGGTGGGGTCTATAATGCCTCGGTTGAATGGCATCGGGAGAGGGGGTTCTGGTTTGACCCCCCAACCGTAGGCGTGCATGATGGCATCGCTCAGGTCACGGTACCAAATGACCTGGGTGCACAAAAGTACACATTCAAGTCGATTGCAGACATATACGATATCGACTCCCGGTCGAACACCCCACTATTCACCGCATATAAGAAGTATATCCAAGGGGAGATCAAGCGTCTGACTCAATCCGGCCGTACATTTGGGGCTTTAGTCATCGAGCCGATCATCCTAGGTGCGGGTGGAATGCTGTTTATTGATCCGCTCTTCCAGCGGGCTCTGGTTGATACCGTCCGCTCTTCCAGCGACCTCTTCGAAACTGGGCAACCGAAAACCTCTAGTGAATGGACGGGGCTACCAGTCATTTTCGACGAAGTTTTTACAGGCTTCCATCGTATTGGTCCTTTGACCCCAGCCTCAATGCTGGGAACCAAACCGGACATAGGTGTTTACGCCAAGATTCTAACTGGCGGAGTGGTTCCTCTTAGCGCTACACTGGCGACCGACTCCATCTTTTCGGCATTCAACTTCCCAGGCGCTAAAAAAATCGACGCACTTCTTCATGGTCATAGTTATTCTGCACATCCTGTTGGATGTGCTGTGGCCACTGCAGCGATGGACGAAATCAAAGTAGTCACTCAAGGGCCAGAATGGAAGAATGCCATAAAAAGATGTTCAAGTGGGTTGTATGCGTCCAATGGTCGAAGCGAAGGTGGCGCATGGACTCTGTGGGATCCAAATTTTATTGAAACCGCTTCAAAAAGCAAGCGGGTTGAACAGGTAATGGCGTTAGGCACCGTGTTTGCCATGACGCTGCGTGGTGCAGAAGGGG GATACCAAGCAACCATCGCCCAAGATTTCATTAGTTTGATCCAGAACCAGCTATCTACCGATAGCGGGGACTACGGCTTACACGCTCGAACTTTAGGAGACGTGGTTTACTTTATGAGCAGCCTCAATACAAGGCGCGAAACGCTTAGCGTGATCGAAAAAGCTGTACTTGTGGCTTTAGAGTAA
- a CDS encoding membrane-associating domain protein produces MALIDHITNAVNKFIPQKKEEFPKPLATASGGIGHGMQFDDDVRSSLHWQVQGMPLSKPAIVYYACQIFFSFLAMCCFASVASFQAKWHVGPSGLSGFAIFVSVTLLVLSIFCLMVPVIYDKYDRLIRLARALQEVRVAFILATAGLIWSLLISFVTTISAFTQAGCKNPDNDPNAGLGDTYKQQLKGWCSTKKAGAVFFWLAFAAWVATFVVAVLEWRSGKMRGSRRNTGREEGFVPPMHDDTESVFTREYDRRPNNEDDDEEDIDHERDQHRSPFADQAPQLPPPSFAVDPQPRVSMDAYGAFSDPVPSGYGGNDPTSPVGGIPVNRPVSHISAVPSDPYAQIRANLTGATAAGGHISPHSPRPPPLRLFPPLRAVIPQLLPITRLALL; encoded by the exons ATGGCGCTCATAGATCACATCACCAACGCGGTGAACAAGTTCATCCCCCAAAAGAAGGAAGAGTTTCCGAAACCATTGGCCACGGCTTCAGGAGGCATCGGCCATGGGATGCAATTTGACGATGATGTACGCTCTTCGCTCCACTGGCAGGTTCAGGGC ATGCCCCTATCTAAACCAGCCATTGTTTATTACGCATGTCAGATATTCTTCTCATTCCTTGCGATGTGTTGCTTTGCCTCTGTTGCGTCTTTCCAGGCAAAATGGCATGTTGGACCTT CTGGACTATCTGGATTCGCGATATTTGTGTCTGTTACGCTGCTGGTGCTATCTATATTTTGTCTCATGGTCCCCGTGATCTATGACAAATATGATAGGCTTATACGTTTGGCTCGGGCGTTGCAAGAAGTGCGCGTTGCGTTCATTCTTGCTACTGCCGGACTAATATGGAGCTTGCTCATAAG TTTTGTGACGACCATCTCTG CGTTCACTCAAGCCGGCTGCAAGAACCCCGACAATGATCCAAACGCTGGTCTAGGCGACACGTACAAGCAACAACTCAAAGGATGGTGCAGCACTAAAAAAGCCGGCGCCGTATTCTTCTGGCTAGCATTTGCTGCATGGGTTGCCACATTTGTCGTTGCTGTGCTCGAGTGGCGCTCGGGCAAAATGCGCGGGTCGAGGAGGAACACTGGAAGAGAAGAAGGCTTTGTTCCGCCTATGCATGATGACACGGAGAGTGTGTTTACACGCGAATATGATAGGAGGCCAAACAACGaagacgacgacgaagaagaTATTGATCACGAAAGGGACCAGCATCGTAGTCCGTTTGCAGACCAAGCTCCTCAACTTCCTCCTCCATCATTTGCCGTCGATCCTCAGCCCCGCGTCAGTATGGACGCCTATGGCGCGTTCAGTGATCCTGTCCCGAGTGGATATGGAGGAAACGATCCCACCTCGCCTGTCGGAGGAATTCCGGTAAACCGACCCGTGTCTCATATCTCAGCAGTACCTTCGGACCCGTATGCACAGATTCGAGCCAATCTCACAGGGGCAACCGCTGCAGGAGGCCATATCAGCCCCCATAGTCCCAGACCCCCGCCCCTGCGACTGTTCCCACCCCTCCGAGCGGTTATCCCCCAGCTCCTCCCAATTACTCGGCTAGCCCTCCTCTGA